Proteins encoded together in one Mycobacterium noviomagense window:
- the rbpA gene encoding RNA polymerase-binding protein RbpA: protein MADRVLRGSRLGAVSYETDRNHDLAPRQIARYRTENGEEFEVPFADDAEIPGTWLCRNGMEGVLIEGDLPEPKKVKPPRTHWDMLLERRTIEELDELLKERLEIIRQRRRGS from the coding sequence ATGGCTGATCGCGTCCTAAGGGGTAGTCGCCTCGGCGCCGTGAGCTACGAGACTGACCGCAACCATGACCTGGCGCCACGCCAGATTGCGCGGTACCGCACCGAGAACGGCGAGGAATTCGAGGTTCCATTCGCCGACGACGCCGAGATCCCCGGTACCTGGCTGTGCCGCAACGGTATGGAAGGCGTACTGATCGAGGGCGACCTGCCGGAGCCGAAGAAGGTCAAGCCGCCGCGCACGCACTGGGACATGCTGCTGGAGCGGCGCACGATCGAGGAGCTCGACGAGCTGCTCAAGGAGCGGCTGGAAATCATCAGGCAGCGCCGTCGCGGTAGCTGA